One stretch of Glycine soja cultivar W05 chromosome 7, ASM419377v2, whole genome shotgun sequence DNA includes these proteins:
- the LOC114420427 gene encoding receptor-like protein 46, whose translation MMNGKIPKSIGQLTQLNTLNLFQNNWDGTMTNIHFHNLTNLFSFSVSSKTNSFAFKATHDWIPPFKQLYYLKIHGCQVGPTFPNWLRNQTGLEYVILENAGISGEIPRWLYSMFSHIRELDLSHSKISGYLPKTLNFSIPLWCTITALDLRNNSLSGTVPANIGEEMSNMEYLDLSNNNLNGSIPQSINRMQLLLYLDLSNNYLTRVVPVFSMSLDWKETETTEEKEDNSNSLIYLSYSNE comes from the exons ATGATGAATGGGAAAATTCCAAAAAGTATTGGTCAACTAACCCAGTTGAATACTCTAAATCTATTCCAGAACAACTGGGATGGCACAATGACAAATATTCATTTCCATAATCTCACAAACCTATTCAGTTTCTCTGTATCATCTAAAACGAACTCATTTGCCTTCAAAGCGACACATGACTGGATTCCACCTTTTAAGCAATTATATTATCTGAAAATTCATGGTTGTCAAGTTGGCCCTACATTTCCTAATTGGCTCAGAAACCAAACGGGCTTGGAGTATGTAATCCTAGAAAATGCTGGAATATCTGGGGAGATACCCCGTTGGCTTTACAGCATGTTCTCCCATATTCGGGAGCTAGATCTTTCTCACAGCAAAATAAGCGGCTACCTTCCCAAAACATTGAACTTCTCCATCCCACTTTGGTGTACTATCACTGCTCTTGATCTAAGGAACAACTCGTTGTCTGGAACAGTGCCTGCCAATATTGGTGAAGAAATGTCAAACATGGAGTACTTGGATCTCTCAAATAACAATTTGAATGGGAGCATTCCACAATCCATAAATAGGATGCAATTGTTGTTATATCTTGATTTATCTAACAATTATTTGACAAGAGTTGTCCCCGTGTTTTCAATGA GTTTGGACTGGAAAGAAACTGAGACCACTGAAGAAAAGGAAGACAACAGCAATAGCCTTATATACTTGTCCTattcaaatgaataa
- the LOC114420428 gene encoding uncharacterized protein LOC114420428 translates to MDSETPYTTLAPPVFDGDNFQIWAARMEAHLEANDLWEAVEEDYEVLPVPTNPTMAQIKNQKERKARKSKARASLFVVVSKEIFTRIMTIKSTYEIGSFLKNEYEGDERIKGMQALNLVREFEMQKMKESKTIKEYANKLLSIANKVRLLGSEFSDSRIFEKILVTIPEKFEATITALENTKDLSKLTLAELVNALQAQEQR, encoded by the coding sequence ATGGACTCTGAAACACCGTACACAACATTAGCACCACCTGTGTTTGATGGTGATAATTTTCAAATATGGGCAGCAAGAATGGAGGCACATCTGGAGGCAAATGATCTATGGGAAGCTGTTGAGGAAGACTATGAAGTTCTTCCTGTACCAACCAATCCAACAATGGCtcagataaaaaatcaaaaggagaGGAAAGCAAGAAAGTCAAAGGCAAGAGCTTCTTTATTTGTTGTTGTCTCAAAAGAAATTTTCACTAGAATAATGACCATCAAATCAACATATGAAATCGGGAGTTTCCTCAAGAATGAATACGAAGGAGATGAAAGGATTAAGGGAATGCAAGCCCTGAATCTGGTTAGAGAATTTGAGATGCAGAAAATGAAGGAGTCTAAAACAATTAAAGAGTATGCTAACAAGCTTCTTAGCATTGCCAACAAAGTAAGATTGCTTGGTTCTGAATTTTCTGATTCaagaatatttgaaaaaatactgGTGACTATCCCTGAAAAATTTGAGGCTACTATTACAGCCTTGGAGAATACTAAGGATCTGTCAAAACTTACCTTGGCAGAACTTGTAAATGCTTTGCAAGCCCAAGAGCAAAGATGA